The Paenibacillus polymyxa M1 DNA segment TTGGAGAACATGATGGTGAAATCCGTACCGTGAACGCCAATATTTACATCACCATGCACCACTCGTAGGGCTCCAGCTATTGGAGCTTTCAGCGGATTTGGATCTTCCACAATGAAAATATGTTGTCCAAAGGCCACTTCATGCCCAGCCTTAGCCCAGAGCGTCGCTTCCTTCAATACAAGCGCCGTGTGAATGACATATTCCCCAGGCTTCTCGTCTGTGCTTGGGAACGTCAATGGAATATAGGCTTCGGTCTGAGCCGCCACATCCACATGACTCACATTTCGCGCGATCTCTTGACCTTCATGCAGCAGGCTGTATACCAGTTCATAGTCTCCTGTACCCTCGAACAGGTTTTCGTTGCGAATGGTCACACCTTGGGTATCCGGGATGAGCTTCAGATTTTGGTACAGGAATTTGACCTCCTGCATCTTCGGTGAAACCTTCCGGTCTGCATAGACAATTCCGTCTGTACAGAAACCATAGTCTGTTGGACGGTCGTCAAAGTCGCCGCCGATCGCCAGGTACTCGCGTCCGTAGCGATCTTTTTTCATGACCGCCTGATCAATGTAATCCCAAATGAACCCACCTTGATACAGCTCGTATTTGTTCTCCAGCTCGGTATACTTGTGCATGCCGCCTACGGAATTGCCCATTGCATGCATGTATTCGCAACTGATATACGGTTTTTGTGGATTGTCGTTTAAGTATTGCTCGATATCTGCGGGCTTGGCGTACATCCGGCTCTCCATATCGCTGGTATCATCGTACGTACGATTGTGAAACACGCCTTCGTAGTGTACCAGACGGCTCGGATCGGTGGACCGGAAATAGTTAGCGACATTGCGCAGCACTTCACCTGCATACGACTCATTTCCGCAAGACCAGATCAGAATGGATGCATGGTTTTTGTCCCGTTCCAGCATGGAAATGGCGCGATCCATAACGATATCCTGCCACTCCGGCAGATTGGCCGGAATATTCCACGAAGGCTCGACTGCGCCGAGTTTTTGCCAGGAACCGTGTGTTTCCAAGTTCATTTCGTCAATCACGTATATCCCGTATTCATCGCAGAGCTCATACCACAGTGTCTGATTCGGGTAATGAGAGGTACGGACAGCGTTCATATTGTTCTGCTTGAGTGTCCGAATATCCCACAGCATATCTTCACGGGAAATCGCACGTCCGGTACGAGCGTTGAATTCATGACGGTTCACACCTTTAAAGACGATGCGTTTGCCGTTCAGATGCATAACCTTGTTGACCATCTCGAATTTGCGGAAGCCGACCTTTTGTGGGATCACCTCGACAAGTGATCCATCAGCATCATAAATTTGAATGAACAACGTGTACAAATAAGGTTTCTCCGCGCTCCAGCGCTCTACTTGCTCCAAGGTTGCCGACAGCGAGGCGATGCCGTCTGTAAAGTCAGCTTTTAAACAAGCTACAATATGACCGGCGGCATCCTTCACATCGACAGTTGTATGGGCCGTTGCCGGTTGTTCCAAAGTCAGTTTCAATTCCAGCAGGCCCTGCGTGTAGGTAGCATCCAGATCCGCCTTGGCATGCAGGTCGCGTACGTGAACAGTAGGGATCGTGTACAGATATACGTCTCTGAAAATGCCAGAAAAACGCCAAAAATCCTGATCCTCCAGCCAAGCTCCTGTACTTCTTTGATATACCTCTACCGCCAGCTTGTTTTCACCAGCTTGCAGGTAGGGTGTTAGCTCAAAGTCAGACGGTGTAAAACTGTCCTCGCTGTAACCGACAAATTGTCCGTTCAGCCATACATAGAAGGCCGACTCGACACCTTGAAAAGAGATGAACACAGGTTGCGCGTCGGAAGCCATATTTTCGGGCAAAACAAATCTTTTGATATAGCTACCGACCGGATTGTGGTCTTCTGGAATATGGGGTGGACGAACGTCTGAATGTCCGTCCCACGGGTACATCGTATTGGCGTACTGCATTTGGCCGAAGCCTTGTGTCTGAATATGACCTGGTACCTGAATATCGCTCCAGCCGCCATACTCAAAGTCAGGGGCATAGAATTCTACTGGGCGAGTGGCCGGATTCGTCGCATAGTTGAACTTCCAGCTTCCATTCAGGCTGTGACGCCAGGCCATATCGGCCTGGTGCTCTGCTTCCTGAAGCGTGGCGTAATACTTATGGTCGGAATAGGCAGGCAAGCGATTTACCGCGAACTTGGTCACATCGGTGAGCCAGTCCAGACTAGGGGTATGAATGGTCAAGGCGAACACTCCTTATTTTTAAATTGAATGAAGACCGTACACACAAATTTATTATTTTACCGAGCCGACCATACCTGCGACAAAGTGCTTCTGCATTAGGAAGAATACCAGTGCAGTCGGCAATGTGGACAGGACAATGGCGATCATGATAACGCCGTAGTCCGGTGCATAGCTGGAGCCGAGGTTCGAGATCAACAGCGGGATGGTTTGATTTTCTGGCGTTTGCAGTACAATCAGAGGCCAGAGGTAGTTGTTCCAGCTGGACATGAACGTGATGATTGCGGCAGCGGCATAGGTTGTTTTCATCGTAGGCATATACACCCGGAAGAACAGACCCAGCTCGGATAATCCATCCATCCGCCCAGCTTCCAGCAGATCCTTGGGAAACATCTTGGTGCTTTGACGGAAAAAGAAGATCAGGAACGCCGTAGTTACGGTCGGAATAACGACAGAAGAGAGCGTATCAATGCCGATCCATGGTATGACATTAGAAATGCTGCCGAACATCCGGTAAAGCGGGATCATGATTGCCGCAAACGGAATCATCATCGACATCAGCAGGATATTGAAGACAACGTCTTTCGCTTTGCTTCTGTAAATTTCAAAGCCATAGCCAGCCAGTGATGCAATGAGCATAGCTAGCAACGTCGTTGAGATGGAAACCTTTGCAGAATTACTGAGTGCAGTAACGATGTCTACTTGTTCCAGCAGATTGTGCATGTTATCCATCAGATGGGAGCCAGGCAGAAGTTTGCCTTTCGTCACATCGACTGACAGGTTCGTGGAGCTGGATAGCATCCACAGGAACGGGAAAATCGAAATGAATGATACAAGAATCAGAAAGGCGTACGTAAATGCTCTTTTTGTTTTCATCATTTTTTCTCACCTGCCACTTTAAACTGGATAATCGACAAGATAATGATCATAATGACGATGGAATAAGATACGGTCGCCGCATAACCAAAGTCGGATGAATACTTGAAGGACAGATTATAGATATATTGCGAAATAGAAGATGTCGCGTTACCGGGCCCACCCTTCGTAATATTCATAATTTCATCGAAGAGCTGGAGTGTACCAATCGTCGATGTAATCGAGGTGAACAGGATAATCGGCTTAAGCAGTGGAACGGTAATGCTGAAAAACTGCCGAATCGGGGAAGCTCCGTCAATGCGGGCTGCTTCGTAGATAGAGCTGTCAATGTTCTGAAGACCCGACAGATAAAAGATCATGTTGTACCCAGTCCAGCGCCATGTGATCGCAATAATAATTGTTACTTTGGCCCAGAAAGGATCTGTAATCCATTGGATTGGCGTACCAATCACATGCAGATTCAGCAACAAGGAGTTTACCAAACCGTCAGATGAGAACAGATACTTGAAAACAACCGAATAGGCTACAAGAGATGTGATACACGGTAAGAAGATGGCAGTGCGGAAAAAGCCCTTGAACTTCAGGTTTTTATCGTTCAACAATACGGAAATGAACAGAGCCAGAATGACCATTAAAGGTACCTGGAAAATTAAGTAGATAAACGTATTCTTTACGGCGGTGATGAACATTTTGTCGGTGAACAGGCGCTTATAGTTATCAATGCCGTTAAAACTCAGATTAGACCCTGTACCCGTTTTAAAGGATAAGATCAGCGCCTGGATCATCGGATAGAAATAAAAAGCGGCAATCATGATCACTGCGATGGATATGAACAACCATCCTGTCATACCTGCTTTGAGACGTGTTGTAGTCATTTTGGGCGCGGCTGTCTTCATACCATGTCAACTCCCTATGCAGCAATAAAACCTTGAACTCGCAAGCCCAAGGTTTTAAGTGCTTATCGTTTTATTGTTTAGCCTTGGCTAGATGGACTGTCTTATTTAAGCTGTGCTTCCGCTTGTCCTTGAGCGTCCTTCAGAACTGTGTCTACATCTTTCCCGTTCAGGTAGTTTTGAATTTCAACGGTCATGATGTCCTCAATGGCATAAGTGTGCAGGCCATAATTGACTTTTGGAACTTGTTTAGTCCAATCAGCAAACTTCTTATACACTTTGTCGCCACCGAAGTAAGCATCTTCCACGTCATAAGCTTTACCGCTGGAAGCAGCGTTCAATGAACCGACAATTCCGATTTTGCTCAGCATATCTTGATACAGCTCTGGATCT contains these protein-coding regions:
- a CDS encoding glycoside hydrolase family 2 TIM barrel-domain containing protein, which codes for MTIHTPSLDWLTDVTKFAVNRLPAYSDHKYYATLQEAEHQADMAWRHSLNGSWKFNYATNPATRPVEFYAPDFEYGGWSDIQVPGHIQTQGFGQMQYANTMYPWDGHSDVRPPHIPEDHNPVGSYIKRFVLPENMASDAQPVFISFQGVESAFYVWLNGQFVGYSEDSFTPSDFELTPYLQAGENKLAVEVYQRSTGAWLEDQDFWRFSGIFRDVYLYTIPTVHVRDLHAKADLDATYTQGLLELKLTLEQPATAHTTVDVKDAAGHIVACLKADFTDGIASLSATLEQVERWSAEKPYLYTLFIQIYDADGSLVEVIPQKVGFRKFEMVNKVMHLNGKRIVFKGVNRHEFNARTGRAISREDMLWDIRTLKQNNMNAVRTSHYPNQTLWYELCDEYGIYVIDEMNLETHGSWQKLGAVEPSWNIPANLPEWQDIVMDRAISMLERDKNHASILIWSCGNESYAGEVLRNVANYFRSTDPSRLVHYEGVFHNRTYDDTSDMESRMYAKPADIEQYLNDNPQKPYISCEYMHAMGNSVGGMHKYTELENKYELYQGGFIWDYIDQAVMKKDRYGREYLAIGGDFDDRPTDYGFCTDGIVYADRKVSPKMQEVKFLYQNLKLIPDTQGVTIRNENLFEGTGDYELVYSLLHEGQEIARNVSHVDVAAQTEAYIPLTFPSTDEKPGEYVIHTALVLKEATLWAKAGHEVAFGQHIFIVEDPNPLKAPIAGALRVVHGDVNIGVHGTDFTIMFSKGAGSLTSLRYAGREMIATPPAPLFWRATTDNDRGTALGFEAGGWFAASLTRKCVDIEVTEEQTDRVTITFRYTLSIHADVQVTVTYTVLADGSLNVKSTYEGVSGLPTLPIFALSFKVPADYRHLDWYAMGPEENYIDRALGARLGVFRNEAADNVSGYVVPQESGNRTGVRRVDITDDSQRGIRITAPATAPVECNISPYTAFELESAGHLYELPNVYYTVVTVAGKQMGVGGDDSWGAPVHEEYQIPADQKLEFEFTVQRI
- a CDS encoding carbohydrate ABC transporter permease; translation: MMKTKRAFTYAFLILVSFISIFPFLWMLSSSTNLSVDVTKGKLLPGSHLMDNMHNLLEQVDIVTALSNSAKVSISTTLLAMLIASLAGYGFEIYRSKAKDVVFNILLMSMMIPFAAIMIPLYRMFGSISNVIPWIGIDTLSSVVIPTVTTAFLIFFFRQSTKMFPKDLLEAGRMDGLSELGLFFRVYMPTMKTTYAAAAIITFMSSWNNYLWPLIVLQTPENQTIPLLISNLGSSYAPDYGVIMIAIVLSTLPTALVFFLMQKHFVAGMVGSVK
- a CDS encoding carbohydrate ABC transporter permease, whose product is MKTAAPKMTTTRLKAGMTGWLFISIAVIMIAAFYFYPMIQALILSFKTGTGSNLSFNGIDNYKRLFTDKMFITAVKNTFIYLIFQVPLMVILALFISVLLNDKNLKFKGFFRTAIFLPCITSLVAYSVVFKYLFSSDGLVNSLLLNLHVIGTPIQWITDPFWAKVTIIIAITWRWTGYNMIFYLSGLQNIDSSIYEAARIDGASPIRQFFSITVPLLKPIILFTSITSTIGTLQLFDEIMNITKGGPGNATSSISQYIYNLSFKYSSDFGYAATVSYSIVIMIIILSIIQFKVAGEKK